A segment of the Solanum lycopersicum chromosome 9, SLM_r2.1 genome:
GAAATGCCTGGGGGAACATACTCGCGGTCATGAtaatcatcagagccaatgaccaggtgAGCaaacggggcgacagacttcaaTCGCATGCGTgcatagactcgatcttgttttggtgccaaaGTAGATGGTACATGTAAAGGATCAACATTAGTACTACAAGGagaaaacaagacaagcaaaaccgcaaaaaataaaaaaaataaataaaatgacattgctatagtaacagtgaaacacaacGGACCAGGTGACCGTTCGTTGTGAgaacgacggaccttcatggatccgtcgtgtcttacttagactgtatttatatggagaaccctgaaggagagtctctgacaagtaggATAgtatgtgcaggatggaccatcacaggtacgacggtccatcgtgggtgtTTGTCAGAGGACccttggaaaaaaatattgagacacttaggagaggggtctctgacaatTGAAACACTCATGTGGGACAGACCATCACAGGTACAACGGTccatcgtaggtgtccgtcagaggacacctgaaagaaatatggagaccctAGGAGAGGTATGACCCTAGGAGAAATATCGTCAGGGGTATGACGCTCCGTCGTAGTTgtccgtttgaggacacttagaaaaatagagagataCCCTTAGTaaaagggtctctgacaaccagaacggttgtgcaggatggaccatcgtaggtatgatggtccgtcgcatgtgtctgTTGATgtacacttagaaaaagtgagagacccttaagaATATAGTCTCTGACAACcaaaacggttgtgcaggatggaacGTTGTGGGAACAACGCTCCGTCGCATGTgaccgttggtggacacttggagaaaaattgGATAGTGGAGTATTAGGGCGGTTGGAATGgacccaatgacggtccgtcgtgaataCGACGGTCcttcatcggggtctcgttctgtaactcagtgacagaactggagATGCCCCATTCATCTCCGATGACCCAAATCGAATTCTTTGTGTtttgacctacatttgtctaacccaaatacttAGTAAAATAGCAATGCTAAGGAAGTTATTTCTATGGTTTTAACACGCCAATTTTGGGAATTTTTATAACCTAGgtaagaaaaaatttgataaagaatgaacgtatcaagaagaactagactactactaattgataaacaaaaatgcaatataaatgagtagaaattagagattcaTACCTGAGAGTTTGAGAAAAACAAGGGGAAAAGGTACTTGATGATCAAGTAGACACCCACAACAGAAACTCTCCGACTTGTAAATGATGACTTTTAGGATTTTGGAAAATAtggggaaaatgatcggttAAAGAGAGAGATggttttggaagttgaaaagggagggaaataggaGGAAGAGTGAAGATATGGGTTGAAATGAAGGGTTGGGGgttttaaatattgattttttttaaaaccccaagccgggtcgggtcgggtatgccTCATTGAGGACGCGACGATTCcacgatgacggtccgtctcatATGTGACGATCCGTTGTTGGTACCGTcacgtgtgccctagtttgaaagtAACATAAAGAAGTACATGGCATGACgtattcatgcgacggtccttCACAGTTGAAACGGTCCATCactgtatccgtcagtgaccgctgcagagtaattttctgcagaatttcctggtgatgtgcctgcaaattaaaaacacattagtagaaaatgctaccattactagaaataaaaactataagtattgggttgcctcccaacaagcaccTGATTTAACATCAGGGCACAACTGAGGACATTtcattactcagacttcatcaagatggtatgcctcgatcactttaTCCGatgattcagcatgcccgagatagatttttatgcgttgtccattcaccttgaaccccAAAACCTcgttagtttccaactcaaatgctccatgagggaatagttgggtaaccaagtaaggaccagtccatttggacttgagcttgcccgtaAACAAGCGCATCCTAGAAtcgaataaaagcaccaaatccccaaccataaactcttttttcaatttttttgtcatggtacttcttcatcttttctttgtatagggttgagctttcataagctttcaggcgaaattcatcaagttcaatCAACCCAATTAACCGttgttctgcagcttcgctccaatctatttttaacttcttcatagcccacatggctttatgccctaactcaaccggaagatgaaaAGCCTtaccatatacaagttggtatggagacatacctatgggagtcttatacgctgtccggtaggcccaatgGGCATCATCAAgactccttgaccaatccgttctactagcgctcactgtttttgacaatatgtGGTTGATCTCCCGatttgacacttcaacttgcccactagttagAGGGTGGAAGGAGTGGCGACATTATGGTGAAccccgtatttctccaataaccccttgaacaatctgttgcagaagtgggatcccccatcactaataattgcctttggggtgccaaaacgagagaatatattcttttttaagaatgtAGTGACACTCTtaccttcattgtttgcgagggcgatGACTTCGAcccaattatatacataatcaaCCGATACTAGAATGTATTTCATTCCATGAGAAATCACAAAAGGGCcgataaagtcaataccccatcATTCAAATAACTGAATAACAAGAATAGGGTTTACAGGGAGCTCTTGTTTTCTTGAAAGGCCACCATCTCTTTCGCATcgatcacatgctttagcaaactcatgagcatcttcaTGTAAacttggccaatagtaaccacattgtaatatcttatgagcggttcggataccgctgtgatgtccaccaacgAGTGAGGAATGGCATGCTTCCAACACACTGAACATCTCACATTTCGGCACACAACatcgaataagcccgtcggcacaactcctatataagtatggttcatcccaaaagaacttcttcacatcgtacatgaacttttttctttgacgAAAGGACAAGTCtaatggaacaatatcactagccagatagttcgcaaaatctgtgaaccatggaatcaagtcttatGAAGCAGCCAATAGATGGTCAGCGGgatagtatcatcaatgtcagtcttatcccccaACTCTCTTATAGattcatcctctagacgggaCAAATgatcagaaacttgattttttgttccttttctatccatcacttcaaagtcaaattcttgtagcatTAATACCCAATGAATCAAGCTAGTTTTCGCATCATtatttgccatcaaatatctcaatgttgaGTTGTCAGTATGCACTATTACTCTactacctagcaaataggagcggaatttctcaaaagcaaagactacttgaaggagttcttgctcagtgactatgtagttcttctgagcttcattttgggctttactagcatagttaatggggtgaaggattttgttctttctttgtgccaatactacaccaagagcaacctcactagcatcgcacatcacctcacatggactgttccaatccggagaaatattGATAGGTGCggacaccaatttttctttaagctcaccgaatgctttaagagaggattcatcaaaacaaaatttacaatctttctccagcagtttgcacaatggatgtgcgatctttgaaaagtctttgatgaatctccggtaaaaacctgcatgcccaagaaagcttctcacacctttcaaaGAGATCGGTGGaagaagtctctctattacctcaactttagttCGATCAatctctatgcccttttctgaaatgcgatgacccaaaaacataccttctttcaccatgaaatgacatttttcccaattcaGTATTAAATTGTAGTCTTCACAACTCTTAAGGACCTCATATAAATTGTTTAAACACCGCTctaatgaatcaccaaccacaaaaaaatcatccataaaaacttctatagtatcttCCACCTTGTCggaaaatatcgacatcatacatctcagAAATGTGACAAGTGCATTACACAAACAAAACCACATTCTtttgaacgcaaaggtcccatatggacaagtaaaagtggttttctcttgatcttctggtgcaatagaaatctgattataccccgaatatccatcaagaaaatagtaccacccttttccggtaAGTCTATcgaacatctgatccatgaagggcataggaaagtggtctttttcagtccatgaatttaatttgcggtaatccatacacactcTCCATTCAGTAACCGGTCTCACTAGAACAAGTTCATTTctttcgttggggaccacagtcattccccattTCTTAGGTACGCACTGAAAAGGGCATACCAAACTACTATTGGCGAtcggatagattactccggcatccaaccacttaatgatttccttcttcacgacctctttCATAGGAAGATTTAAGCATCTCTGGTattcaatacttggcttatgatcaggcatgagttggattttatgagagaaaataccaagagggatcccaataatgtccgcaatagtcaaCCCAATATCTCTTTTGAACGtttttagcactttcaccaaactctcaagttgttgttcattcaggtcTGGTGCAATAATTATTgtcaaagtgtcaccatttcctaagaattcatacctgcgATGTGGTGGGAGAGCTTTGATTTATAACTTTTGAGCCTTCtcaatagatggtttcgcgggtggagactcgcgattcttcatatctaactcatatttcttagGATCTAACCGAACATTACCTCGATAAAGAGctgcgactaatgactcatactcttcaatgcaatcactatcaaaattcattatcactgcagctaatgcttctacacgtagacgttcttctatttgtgtctcagatgcCTCACCAATGTTGTTGGATATAGCAGaaaccgattggagctcaccactgtgattcatggacctacaaatgttaaaggtcacatcctcattgttcaaccgaaatttcatctgccccttttccatatcaactaaggctctacctttagcaaggaatggcctccgaAGAATAATAGGCAtttcaaaatcgacctcacaatcaagagtAACAAAATCTGctagaaatatgaatgactccacttttactagcacatcatcgagtatccctataggccttttcactgttcgatccgccatcagtagccgcatcgcagtgggctttgggtcacccaaacccaacttcttgtaaatcgagaggggcatgagatttatgcttgcccccagatcacataatgctttcacaaaatgtaatagcccgattgtacaaggcatagtgaacgcacctggatcttttttcttttgtaccaTTGATCTTGTAGCAAAAGCACTACtgtgctgcattctatcatcattctcaaaagtgactgatcttttctttgtaaccagatctttgataaacttggcgtaaccgggcatttgttctaaagcttctaccaaagggacattgacagaaagttgtttcaacattgttataaaacgccgatgtTTACCATCCTCGGCATTTTTaaataatctttgaggaaatgggggtggtgtcctaggcatgggagttacctttttaggcacttcagcatcttttgcatTTTTATCCTCTATTTCAACATTAATATCTACCACattatcagtatcttttgtcacctttttctcattagttggcataggtgggtcaatggtttgcttgccaccgcgagaagttattgccatacaatgtctatcatttttcggattttggacagtgttgctaggaagagtgcccggttgtcgtgtgttcacagtcACAGATAATTGGgacaattgtaactcaagttgcttaatcgatattgcatgtgtatcaactttttgcccaatacccgctaaatcattcctcaactctttattgtgctcatcactagcattgaacctccttatcattttacaaaacatatcctcaactcgcgccatactacctcaaCCATcgctaggagtaacttcacaattttgaggaggaacatagggcccattcctgtcatttctatcaccatagttacccctgttgaagtttttgtcgaggttatagtttccatctcggacataatgatcCTCaaggttgtagttaccatagttccgaccttggttcccttaaCCTTGCGCCAATTCTCGtaattagagccttgggcacttagTCGGAACCCCCCCCGTCTGCTTAGTTACctcataggaatcctcctcataataaaactcatcattttgtggcggttatttcgacaagtagttgacttCATTTATCTTTATACACCCcaatgacatgttttagtaccaacccaagctcaattCTAAAAgatactttccccggcagcggcgccaaaatttgatatgctcaaacttacttctcaaaataagaagtaaagaggtcatatcaagtaaataacccatctagtgaggttgggatcgttcccacgatgaatatagtttagacttaactttaaattattactactattgttcagtcaattacttccttggaaagcaaaaataataaataggggggtttgtattcctaaataaattaaaataactagcgaaataaaaggagacaactaacagcttcaaatgttggagttaaatcaattaatcaaagtaactagggtttacatgttccctAAAGGTTCATTATTTGATAAGTCTAACTGTAACAATTCTTTCcaagtatcttgcatgcaaagtgataagttatgtatttctaaatcctttgtccggtttctagaaaatatcactccgcaccttggtcctgctacgtgtgttgctaccCTAACCCTtgtctttacctcatattaagcatcgtattcaatatttgactaagttattacctcttacaaatcaatactagcctattagatagtatacactaaatctatggttataattcttttcctattatctacctccttgatccggcaagtagcattaaggcaagttctaacgttggtcatacgttaaaaagactttttaacgaaataattatcaatacatgcaatacattattttagaattgttattttagttaggttt
Coding sequences within it:
- the LOC138338511 gene encoding uncharacterized protein, producing the protein MWAMKKLKIDWSEAAEQRLIGLIELDEFRLKAYESSTLYKEKMKKMRLFTGKLKSKWTGPYLVTQLFPHGAFELETNEVLGFKVNGQRIKIYLGHAESSDKVIEAYHLDEV